The region CATCTCAAGCTGGGGCAGCCCCGGAGAGTCCGGCCTTACCACGGCAAATACATGATGGCCGCCTGCCAGCAGTTCTTTTGTAACAGCCCTTCCGATAAAACTGGTAGCTCCTGTTACGATTACACGCATAAAATATACTCCTTCTTATCCCGGATATCCTGTGACAGGTCCGTCCGCTGATTGACAGACAGGATCTATCCCTTTATCCTGGGAATAATCATATTCTCATCCATCTCCTCATCCGGCAGGAAGGGAGACAGGTCCTCCAGGGGCGGCGACACCATGGTGCCGTCGGGCAGTCTCTTTGCAGAAGACTTGGGTTCAAAATTCTGGTCCATGGACACGAATACCTCACAGATAACCGGCCCCTCCGCTGCCAGGGTTTTCTCCACCGCCTCCCCGAGTTCGCTGTTATGTCTGGCCGACACATAGGGGTAGCCGTAGGCCGCCGCCAGCTTATCCAGCGCCGGGAAGCTCAAATCCCCGCTGTCCACGCCAATTCCAATCAGGGGCTCTCCAAAGAAATTCTTCTGGGTTTGGCGGATGGAGTGGTATCCCCCGTTGTTAATCACGAATATCTTGATTCCCATTCTGTGGTGGATAATAGTCTGCAGCTCCTGAAGGTTCATCTGCATGCTTCCGTCCCCGGTCACCAGAATCAGGTCATCCCCGCTTCTGTCCCCGCCCTGGCTGTAGCAGCCCTTATCCCTGGAAGCGGTCCAGGCGCCGATTGCTGCCGGCAGATCATATCCCATGGAGGCAATGGCGGAATTGGTGATAAAACGCTGGCCCTTCTTAATAATATAGGCATGTCCTCCTACCACACAGGCGGAACCATTGCCCACCACCGTCACCTGCCCCTCTCTCAGGCGGCTGCTGACAGCATGGATAAACGCGTACACATTAGCCGGTTCCTCATCCGTATGGGCAAAGTGCTTGGGCAGTATAACAGGATATTTCTCTTTCCACATGGCGCAGGTCCGGCTCCATGTCATATCCCTGAGGCCCTTTCCTCCGTCAAATACCTGTCTGCCGCCGGGACGGCTGACGCTCTCGGGAAGGCTCCCCTCTTCCTCTGCCAAAATACGGTCCAGAACCCGGTTCAGCTGTTCCAGAAGATCCTTTGCATCGGCATGGACCCGCATGTCGCTGCGGACTGACGGCTTCTTCAGCTCCTCCTCATCTATATCATTGACAATCACATAAGCCTCTCTGGCCCATGTCTCAAAGTTATACCCCACCTGCCGGATGCTCAGACGGCTTCCCACGGAGAGCACCAGGTCGCTGTTCTGAACGGCAAAATTCCCCGGCCTGTCCCCCATATTGCCTGCGCGGCCCACGTACAGAGGGTGGGTATCATACATGATATCCTCGCTGTCCCAGCCCGTAATCACAGGAACGCCCAGCTTTTCAGCCACATCCATGAATACATCATGGGCTCCCGCTATGCGGATGCCGTTACCCGCATTGATGACAGGACGCTTTGCCGCCCTTATCTTATCTATAATGGTACAGGCAGTGGAAGCGTCAACCTTTTCCGGCAGCACCTGGCGGTGTTCTCCCTTTCCTGCCTCGTCCTCCGGTATCCTATGTCCCCCGTCCTTTCCGGCCCAGCCGTTTCCTCCGGCCTCATAGTCAGCCGCGTCAAAGCCGGAAAGCTCCTCTGTCTCCACAAATGCGCCCTGGACATTCAGGGGAATATCCAGCCAGCAGGGACCCGGACGCCCGGACCGTGCCAGATAAAGGGCCTTCTCCAGACAGTATCGGACCCGCATGGGATCAATGACCATCTCTGAATACTTTGTCATACAGTCAACGGCTTTACATATGTCAAACTCCTGGTCCCCCATGGCGCGGATGCCCACCCCGGACCACCTGGCCGTGGTATCATAGCGCACCTGCCCTGACAATACCAGCATGGGAATGGAATCCAGCCATCCCCCCACCACGCCGGTAATGGCATTGGTTCCTCCCGGACCGGTGGTGACGCAGAGCGCCGCAATGCGGTTGTGAATCCTGGCATAAGCCTCAGCAGCCATGGCGCACGCCTGCTCATGGTGGTTATAGATACAGTGAAGCCCCTCCTGATGTCCCAGGCCGTCATCCAGATGCATGGCTCCTCCCCCTGTCACCATGAAGGCCTGGCTGATTCCCTCCTCCACCAGCTTGCCTGCTATATAATTGGAAATCTTCATTTTCATAAATTAAGGTCCCCCTTCCGGTCTATCAACTATGGAGAGTATAGCATAAAACGCCTTAAAATAATACTATATTTTCTCTTACAATGGATTCTGAAATGGCTGTAGGGGCCCCCCTCCAGTGCCTTCCATAACTTCCAGCAACCATCACTATCAATACACATTCATGTCCGTTATAATAAACCACGTAATGCAACACCGGATTTTCGGCCACAGACAAACACACATATCAAAAAGGAGAGATTCATTATTATGAAAAAACAGATCAAAGTTCTGGCTGTATTATCCACTGCCATGTTCATGGCAGCAGTAACCCCTAACTTCATCGGCACCGCTTCCACTGCTTACGCAAAAAACGTGGGCTGGACAGAGGAAAACGGCAACTGGTATTACTATGATTCTTACGGCGAGGCAATCACCGATACCTGGAAGAAGAATGGCGATGACTGGTACTACCTGGATTCAGACGGAATCCGCGCCGCAGACAGACAGATTGATGAGTATTACGTAGGAGAAGACGGAAAACGCGTCAGCATGAAGTGGGTTTCCGTGGAAAATGAAGATTTCTGGGATGAGGACGATGCTCCTGAATTCCTGTACTACTATTATGGAAGGGACGGCAAGGCCCTGACCTCCAGATGGGCTTCCATAGACGGAAGCTGGTACTATTTCAACGAGGACGGCATCATGCAGACCGGCTCCATCACCGTAGATGGTTACAACTACTATCTTGGCGAGGACGGCAGCAGGAAGACCGGCTGGATTCTTATGGCAGATGAAACCGATGATCCGGAATACGTTGAATCATGGTACTACTTCGACAATACGGGCAAGCGTATTGAAAATGAAGTTGACAAAAAGATTGACGGCCAGTACTACACCTTTGTGGACGGCCGCATGCAGACAGGCTGGTACAAGCTTCCTGTCCAGGCAGCAGCAGAGTCCGGCGAGGCCCAGACAGCAACCCCTTCCGAGGCAGCGCCAGCGGCTGAGCAGACCGCAGCCGGCTATCAGTACTACGATGAGGACGGAAAGCGCGCTTCCGGATGGAGAACCATCGAAGGCGTGGAAGGCCTCAGCGAGGAAGCTGAACTTTACCGTTTCTACTTCAAGAACGGCAAACCGTACCATGCAGAAAAAGGCCTTGAACTGTTCACCATTGACTCCGGAAAATATGCTTTTAACACAAAGGGTGAAATGCAGACCGGCAAGAAGGTGGTAAACCTGGAGGACGGAAACGTGGCTAACTTCTACTTTGATGAAGAGGGCGTCATGAAGACCGGCAAGCAGGTCATCTTCGATGAGGACTTAGGCGAGACACAGAACTGGTATTTCCACACAGACGGCTCCAGAAAGGGCCAGGGCTTCCACGGCATCAAGGACAATGTGCTGTATGTATACGGCCTGCGTCAGGAAGCCGACAAGGACCTGCGCTTTGCGCCTGTAGAGTTAAATGGCAATCAGTATCTTGTAAACAGCAACGGCGCCGTACAGAAGGCCACATCTTCCTCCAAATCAAACGCTATGCCTGAGCTTGGCAGCGGCTACAAGGATTTCATGGATGAGAATGACAAAGTATGGACCGTAAACACAGAAGGTGTCATCCAGTCTCAGAACACCGCCCAGTAACACGCACACAGCAACCATAAGACCGCCCCTTCATCCGTTCGTTTCACCGGCGGTCCACGGCAGACTAACCAATTAGTCTGCCGTTTTTTTGTCCAATCTGACGAATTTACAAAAATCGCGGAAAAAAGTGTTATATTTTGCGATTTGAAACGCTATATATATTAATAAGTATTGATCAGGAGAGGATATTATGAGAGAACTTGCTGTTTTTTATTGCCCCAAATGCGGACACTATGCCTACTATCAGACATCCCGTCATCCTCAGTGCCCAAAATGCGGCGCTCAGGAAGCCATGTACATGGTCAGGATGCATTACACGGAATTCATGCGGATGTCCTGTGATGAGCGTGACGAATTTCTCTCCAGGGAAATCCTGAAGACCAATCCGTCCCTAATCACCCGGCTGACCGAACCCCACAAGCGCTACAACAGCCGGGAAATCATTGCTGAAATGAACAACGTAATCATGAACCTGGATATAGAGAACAAGATTCTCAGCGATACGGTGAAATGGATGCACGATACCATATGGGAACTGATGCATGAAAAACGGGAATCCGGCCAGGACAAAATCTCCGCCTGCGGGGGCTGCCGGGACCGGCAGCCATCGGAGAAATCCATGGAGGGAACAGTGGAAACGGAACAAACCGAGGCAGCTTGCAGTGAGGCCGCTGCCGCCGATATGTCGCAGACCACCGTGCCGGAAAAGGGACAGGAAGAATAGCTGGCTGCAAATCCGAAAAAGCCAAATCTGAAAAACATATAAATTTCCAATTTTATATATCTTTTGTGCAAATAGTGCGTTATAATAGTATATATAAGAGATGTTTTGTGCACATTTATACTTTTAAGGTTGGAAAGGAGTGGAACTATGAGCCATAAGATTATCACTATAGCCCGCCAGTTCGGCAGCGGAGGCCATGAAGCCGCCCAAAGGCTGTCAGAGCAGCTGGGGATTCCTCTCTATGACCGGAATCTGGTGGAGATGGCCGCCGAACGGATGGGACATTCTCCTGTAAGCGTTGAAAAGGCAGACGAGTCCGCACTGTCCTCCTTCCTGGCCGTCTATCAGATTCCCAAGGAGCCTAATTCCGTGACCGGGTATGGATTGTCTCTGAATGACAGCACTTATGTCACCCAGACCATTATTATAGAAGCCCTGGCCCAAAAGGGTCCCTGCATCATCGTGGGCCGCTGCGGCGATTACGTGCATCGCAGCTATCCTGACCTGATAGACGTATTTATCTATGCCGATATGGAAGACCGGGTGCGCCGGATTATGGATCGCTACAGTTTTTCAGAGAGGGATGCTGTCAACGCCATCAAGTCCACGGACCGCCGGCGCAAAAACTATTATGAAAACTACACCAAACGCAAATGGGGCAGCATTGAGTCCCACCAGATGCTCTTAAACATCAGCAAGCTTGGAATGGACAAGACCGTAAGAATCATCAGGGGAATCTACGAAACTCCCTAAGCCTGTTCCCAACGGTCCATAAAAGGCAGGCGTCTGAAGGTGTTTTATTTCCTTCGGGCGCCTGCCTTGTATTTGTACGTCTGTTTCTCTTTTTTTATTCCCCGGACTTATCTCCCGGTCCCATCCCTGTCTTTGAAATATACCCCTCATAGCGCCTCAGCGCATTCTCCTTAAAGGGCGCGCTGACCGTAAATTCCGAACCGTCAAACAGAGTCACCATGCGTACGCTGAAGGTTGCCACATATCTGAGATTTACGGCATAGGACTTATGCAGCCGTATGAAACCAGCCTGCTCCATATTGATTTTGGAAAACAAATTTTCTAAGGTGGAATAGCAATGATATGTATGGCCGGCAGTCACAATCTTTACCCGCCGGTTATCACCTTCAAAATAGAGGATGTCTTTTAAAGGTATTCTGTAAACGGTCCGGCTTGATTTGAATTCAAAGATTCCGGCATCACCCTCTATCTTTTCGCAAGCTTTATAAAATACATTCTGGAAGTCCTCGGGCCTGATTGGCTTCTTTAAAAAATGAAAGGGCTGGAACTGGAATAAATCCAGCGCATATTCATCCCCGTAAGCCGACATATAGACAATCATGCTCGCATCATTGCCCAGCTCCTCCCGTATGAACCTGCCCAGTTCAATTCCGCTCCTGTCCCTCATCACAATGTCCAGAAAAATCAAATCATAATGCCGTTCCTTAAGTGCTTCCTCAAACTCCTTACCGGTGTTGAATATCTCCACCTCCAGCCTGCGTCCCTCTTTCCATCGTCTGATATAGTCCTCCAGCTGGCTGCACACCTGAAAGTCATCATCACATATTGCTATCTGTATCATGCACCTGTCCCCGTACTGCAATTTTAATCTCTAGTATTTTACACCCCCCTGGTATTATTTCTGTTAAAATGTTGAAAAAAGGCGATTACTCGTTGAAATTTGTCAAAAATCATCCTCCCAGGGTAATATCCTGGGCCGCATACCACTTAAGGGCATCTTCCACATGTTCCCTCCTAAAGTCCGGCCAGTAGTCATCCACCACATAGAAATCAGAGTAAACGGACTGCACAGGCAGAAAACCAGAAAGACGCCGCCTTCCTCCCCACCGTATAATCAGGTCGATTCTGGAAACCTCAGACGTCTTAAGCCCCGGCCCTATGGCTCCATCCTTATATCCCAAATCCCACTCCCAGCTGTAATTCACCAGAAAGTTAATCTTCATTCCGCCTTTTCCAAAATCATGTCTGGCGGTAAAGGGAAGAAGCTCTTGGGGAAACATGGGGGATTTTGTATTTCCCAGCACAAGCAGGCTGGCGTCTTCCTTTGCCAGCTCCTCTACCGCTGCCACGCAGGCCCTGGTAAATGCCTGTCTCTGGACCGAGGGCCGCTTTGTGTTATCTGCCGTAAAACCATAAAAGGACATTTCGCCAATGCCCAGTTCCCGGCACATACGGTACAGGGACATTCCGGGTGAGATTCCGTGTACATACCCCTCTGATTTATCCATTCCCTGGCCTTTGGCCCATCTCCGGTTTCCATCCGGGATGATTCCGATGTGTTTTGGCAGTCTCATACCATCTCCTCCGTTCCTGCTTCTATATGGAAAGTATGGTCTTAAATGGAAAATCTATACCAAAGGCAGCGGCAGTGTGTCAGTCCTCCATGATTTTCTTCGGCTTATCCGTAATCAGATTATCCGCCCTGGCTTTCCTGTCAGCTGCATCAATTCCGCATCGTGAAACCCAAGGCGCATCTGGCCGTCGTCAGCAGGGCGGACGGCTGACTTCATCTCCCGCTCCGTAATCCGTTCCTCCCCTGTCAGCCGGCCGCACAGAAGCGGCGATTCCGGGTCATGCATCCTGCGGTTGGCTTCCACCTGAGCCGGACTGAAATTCGCATAACAATACCTGCAGAAATGGGAACAGGTGTTGTAAGCGCCGATATCCACGCTCTTGACACAACCGCATTCCTCCCTCTGGGCAGGGTCCTTCCTTACCGCCAAAAGCCGGCCCAGCAATCCGGCAATCAGCTGGTCATCTATGCATTTTCCCTTCTGAATATGGAATCCGGACAAATCCCCTGCCTCTGAACATGTCCTTATGGTCATGCCATGCCTTTCTGCCTCCGGACCCATGAAGGATGCCAGGGATACTATATCCTCCCCTGTCATTGTACTGGGCTGAATCTGTTCCATCCGGCCTTTTATTTTCCGGTACATATCCAGGAAACTGATAACACAGGTATGGGTGTACCCTTCCAGGCTGCCGCACAGCCGGGAAAACCATTGGAAATGGTATTCCCTGGTATAGGACGGACTGAGAAGCACCGGATCATACCTCCATATGACCCGCTCAGGCCCCAGCCTGCAGGACAGCTCACCAAAGGTCCTCACCAGCTCATTCTTATGGGGAAGTCCCGGTTCCACATCCGTCCCATAGGGTGTCAAGGTGAATTGGAAATAATAAGGATACCCCAGCCGGTCCAGAACAGAAAGCCTCTCCATCATAGGGCCCGGGTCCTTTGTCCAGAACACAAAGCAGTCCACTGTATCCGGACTCAGAAGAATCTTGCTGACCTGCCTGGGATTCATGGGATTCTTTACATACAGGTACCCTTCCTCCAGCCGTCTGAAAAACCAGTCTGAATAAAACGCGGGGATATCTGTCCTTCTGCTGGCACTGACGATCATGGCGGGGCCTCCCTTCTTTGGCTTACGTGGCAATCTGTGTAGTCTAATAGTAAGTGCCTGGTATGACAGTGAACTAAAGTCCTATGATCCAAAAGCCACTGTTTTGTTGACCGTATTGCCTTATAGGCATTCGCAGTCATTCCCACCAAATCTTTACAAATTGATTTTTTCTTCGATTTCATTTGCAGGCATGACAAAGACCTCCTTTCCATTGCTACAGTCCGAATCGTTGCATTCCTAACATAAATTCATCCAACCCCCGCAATCTTTTTACTCTGCGGAGCTTGATTTTACACACATCACATATCTGCTCTAATCCCGCTTCCACAATTATATTCGATACTCTTATCTCCTTTGGTGATCCAAATTGGAATATAAAACCTATCAGGATTTCTGCTAACATTACAATCGGATCATCATCCGGTTCTAACATTTCAAATTTGATGATTGTTCCTGTATTTGCATCTCCCAACAATGACAATGCCGGATTCCCGGGACGTTCATATTTCTTATCCGCAACAGATACACCCAGTACTGATACATCCGCCTCTAAAACGGCATCACATTTAGGAGCTTTCGCAAGGTCTGAAAGCAATTCCTCATCTGTGATAAGCAAATTGCCAAATT is a window of Enterocloster clostridioformis DNA encoding:
- a CDS encoding thiamine pyrophosphate-binding protein, encoding MKMKISNYIAGKLVEEGISQAFMVTGGGAMHLDDGLGHQEGLHCIYNHHEQACAMAAEAYARIHNRIAALCVTTGPGGTNAITGVVGGWLDSIPMLVLSGQVRYDTTARWSGVGIRAMGDQEFDICKAVDCMTKYSEMVIDPMRVRYCLEKALYLARSGRPGPCWLDIPLNVQGAFVETEELSGFDAADYEAGGNGWAGKDGGHRIPEDEAGKGEHRQVLPEKVDASTACTIIDKIRAAKRPVINAGNGIRIAGAHDVFMDVAEKLGVPVITGWDSEDIMYDTHPLYVGRAGNMGDRPGNFAVQNSDLVLSVGSRLSIRQVGYNFETWAREAYVIVNDIDEEELKKPSVRSDMRVHADAKDLLEQLNRVLDRILAEEEGSLPESVSRPGGRQVFDGGKGLRDMTWSRTCAMWKEKYPVILPKHFAHTDEEPANVYAFIHAVSSRLREGQVTVVGNGSACVVGGHAYIIKKGQRFITNSAIASMGYDLPAAIGAWTASRDKGCYSQGGDRSGDDLILVTGDGSMQMNLQELQTIIHHRMGIKIFVINNGGYHSIRQTQKNFFGEPLIGIGVDSGDLSFPALDKLAAAYGYPYVSARHNSELGEAVEKTLAAEGPVICEVFVSMDQNFEPKSSAKRLPDGTMVSPPLEDLSPFLPDEEMDENMIIPRIKG
- a CDS encoding cell wall-binding protein; protein product: MKKQIKVLAVLSTAMFMAAVTPNFIGTASTAYAKNVGWTEENGNWYYYDSYGEAITDTWKKNGDDWYYLDSDGIRAADRQIDEYYVGEDGKRVSMKWVSVENEDFWDEDDAPEFLYYYYGRDGKALTSRWASIDGSWYYFNEDGIMQTGSITVDGYNYYLGEDGSRKTGWILMADETDDPEYVESWYYFDNTGKRIENEVDKKIDGQYYTFVDGRMQTGWYKLPVQAAAESGEAQTATPSEAAPAAEQTAAGYQYYDEDGKRASGWRTIEGVEGLSEEAELYRFYFKNGKPYHAEKGLELFTIDSGKYAFNTKGEMQTGKKVVNLEDGNVANFYFDEEGVMKTGKQVIFDEDLGETQNWYFHTDGSRKGQGFHGIKDNVLYVYGLRQEADKDLRFAPVELNGNQYLVNSNGAVQKATSSSKSNAMPELGSGYKDFMDENDKVWTVNTEGVIQSQNTAQ
- a CDS encoding AAA family ATPase; its protein translation is MSHKIITIARQFGSGGHEAAQRLSEQLGIPLYDRNLVEMAAERMGHSPVSVEKADESALSSFLAVYQIPKEPNSVTGYGLSLNDSTYVTQTIIIEALAQKGPCIIVGRCGDYVHRSYPDLIDVFIYADMEDRVRRIMDRYSFSERDAVNAIKSTDRRRKNYYENYTKRKWGSIESHQMLLNISKLGMDKTVRIIRGIYETP
- a CDS encoding LytR/AlgR family response regulator transcription factor — its product is MIQIAICDDDFQVCSQLEDYIRRWKEGRRLEVEIFNTGKEFEEALKERHYDLIFLDIVMRDRSGIELGRFIREELGNDASMIVYMSAYGDEYALDLFQFQPFHFLKKPIRPEDFQNVFYKACEKIEGDAGIFEFKSSRTVYRIPLKDILYFEGDNRRVKIVTAGHTYHCYSTLENLFSKINMEQAGFIRLHKSYAVNLRYVATFSVRMVTLFDGSEFTVSAPFKENALRRYEGYISKTGMGPGDKSGE
- a CDS encoding undecaprenyl diphosphate synthase family protein, which encodes MRLPKHIGIIPDGNRRWAKGQGMDKSEGYVHGISPGMSLYRMCRELGIGEMSFYGFTADNTKRPSVQRQAFTRACVAAVEELAKEDASLLVLGNTKSPMFPQELLPFTARHDFGKGGMKINFLVNYSWEWDLGYKDGAIGPGLKTSEVSRIDLIIRWGGRRRLSGFLPVQSVYSDFYVVDDYWPDFRREHVEDALKWYAAQDITLGG
- a CDS encoding DUF1848 domain-containing protein, whose product is MIVSASRRTDIPAFYSDWFFRRLEEGYLYVKNPMNPRQVSKILLSPDTVDCFVFWTKDPGPMMERLSVLDRLGYPYYFQFTLTPYGTDVEPGLPHKNELVRTFGELSCRLGPERVIWRYDPVLLSPSYTREYHFQWFSRLCGSLEGYTHTCVISFLDMYRKIKGRMEQIQPSTMTGEDIVSLASFMGPEAERHGMTIRTCSEAGDLSGFHIQKGKCIDDQLIAGLLGRLLAVRKDPAQREECGCVKSVDIGAYNTCSHFCRYCYANFSPAQVEANRRMHDPESPLLCGRLTGEERITEREMKSAVRPADDGQMRLGFHDAELMQLTGKPGRII